A window of the Bombina bombina isolate aBomBom1 chromosome 3, aBomBom1.pri, whole genome shotgun sequence genome harbors these coding sequences:
- the SMUG1 gene encoding LOW QUALITY PROTEIN: single-strand selective monofunctional uracil DNA glycosylase (The sequence of the model RefSeq protein was modified relative to this genomic sequence to represent the inferred CDS: deleted 3 bases in 2 codons; substituted 5 bases at 5 genomic stop codons), producing the protein MHMSEYSRAASRARENNSALRGRDPTPSVSLKENRESMSLQEQPSEFICILGNVVSAYFQDLTDVTSNEEGPANDLLQVELKLNLKLGNLLFXDHVNSVYNALLYAWDGDEKYVYIRPKRRRISFFFVMNPVSFGMVQTWVPFGEVKHVWDWLLIKSLVCKPELECSKRPICGYQYPQSEMSGAHIXGVFKXLCGRFEVFFQHCFVHNHCPLIFMNQHGKNLTPPLSKAQETLLKICEVALCKVVRALVVRMVIGVGRFSEQRARKALALEGLDVAVKSIMLPXPRNPQANKGXDNAVTNQLEEMGVRRLLNCGITKT; encoded by the exons ATGCATATGTCGGAATATAGCCGCGCGGCTTCCAGAGCGCGGGAGAATaactccgcccttcgtgggcgtgacCCAACTCCGAGCGTCTCCCTCAAAGAAAACCGTGAGTCAATGTCGCTGCAAGAGCAGCC CTCCGAGTTCATTTgcattctgggaaatgtagtttcagcATACTTTCAGGATCTTACGGATG TTACATCTAATGAGGAGGGGCCTGCAAATGACTTgctacaagtggagctcaaactgAACTTGAAGTTAGGGAATTTACTGTTTTAAGATCATGTAAATTCTGTTTACAATGCCTTATTATATGCCTGGGATGGTGATGAGAAGTATGTATATATCAGACCAAAGAGAAGgcgcatatcttttttttttgtaatgaaccCAGTATCGTTTGGCATGGTTCAAACATGG gtTCCTTTTGGGGAAGTGAAGCATGTATGGGATTGGCTGCTGATTAAAAGTCTGGTTTGTAAACCTGAATTGGAGTGCTCTAAAAGACCTATTTGTGGGTATCAATATCCCCAGAGTGAGATGAGTGGCGCCCACATTTAGGGTGTCTTCAAATGACTCTGTGGACGTTTTGAGGTGTTTTTCCAGCACTGTTTTGTGCACAACCATTGTCCTCTCATT TTCATGAACCAACATGGCAAGAACCTAACCCCCCCCCTTTCAAAAGCACAAGAGACACTACTGAAAATCTGTGAGGTAGCCCTTTGTAAAGTTGTAAGGGCGCTTGTGGTCAGAATGGTTATTGGTGTAGGAAGATTCTCTGAACAGAGGGCT AGGAAGGCTCTGGCATTGGAGGGATTAGATGTTGCAGTGAAAAGTATAATGCTCCCCTGACCTAGGAAT